In Lacerta agilis isolate rLacAgi1 chromosome 8, rLacAgi1.pri, whole genome shotgun sequence, one genomic interval encodes:
- the ATXN2 gene encoding ataxin-2 isoform X6, with protein sequence MHGKEDSAGDQSQTGFIRTKAAGTRTEADAFTDSAISAKVNGEHKEKDLEPWDGGEGTTTDELEALETDVSNGWDPNDMFRYNEENYGVVSTYDSSLSSYTVPLERDNSEEFLKREARATQLAEEIESSAQYKARAALENDDRSEEEKYTAVQRSASEREGHSVTPRENKYIPPGQRNRDVLSWGTGRQNSPRMGQSSSGPPISRSGSHSSDYSSNSGADQRVVNGGVPWPSPCPSPSSRPPSRYQSGPNSLPPRAATPTRPPSRPPSRPSRPPSHPSAHGSPAPASTMPKRMSSEGPPRMSPKAQRHPRGHRVSTGRGTISSGLEFVSHPVPGEATTPSSARGSPSGGTWSSVVSGVPRLSPKAHRPRSPRQSSVGSVPSGPALSSPQAGSTPAEPVAAPVLAASPTPASPASIRAGTPSAEAKDSRLQDQRQSSSPASTKEPLKPSEMSPSFSKPENKGVSPAVLEHRKQIDDLKKFKNDFRLQPSSAPETVEQLLTKNRDGEKSREVPKEKGDASCKDSVTETGGNATSTSGSSKSNSPSISPPGGSLEPKRGPEVTSQGVQTSGPGAKQEKEEKEEKRDTTEQVRKSTLNPNAKEFNPRSFAQPKPSTTPTSPRPQAQPSPSMVGHQQPTPVYTQSVCFAPNMMYPVPVSPGVQPLYPIPMTPMPVNQAKTYRAGKVSNMPQQRQDQHHQNTMMHPASAAGAPIVATPPAYSTQYVTYSPQQFSNQPLVQHVQHYQSQHPHVYSPVIQGNARMMAPPAHPQPGLVSSTATQYGAHEQTHTMYACPKIPYSKETGPSFYFAISTGSLAQQYAHPSATLHPHPQHPQPSATPTGQQQSQHGGNHPAPSPVQHHQHQAAQALHLTNAQQQSAIYHTGLAPTPPSMTPGSSTQSPQSSFPAAQQTVFAIHPSHVQPAYTNQPHMAHVPQAHVQSGMAPSHPTAHAPMMLMTTQPPPGGAQAAIAQSALQHIPVSTATHFPYMAHPSVQTHHQQQL encoded by the exons tCTAATGGATGGGATCCTAATGACATGTTTCGATACAATGAAGAAAACTATGGTGTAGTGTCAACTTACGACAGCAGTTTGTCTTCATATAC GGTACCCCTTGAGAGGGATAATTccgaagaatttttaaaaagggaagccAGAGCGACCCAGTTAGCAGAAGAAATTGAATCTAGTGCTCAGTACAAAGCTCGAGCTGCTTTGGAAAACGATGACCGGTCAGAAGAGGAAAAATACACAGCTGTTCAGAGAAGTGCTAGCGAGCGAGAAGGCCATAGTGTGACCCCCAG GGAGAATAAGTACATTCCACCTGGACAGCGGAATAGAGATGTTCTTTCCTGGGGAACTGGAAGGCAGAATTCACCAAGGATGGGCCAGTCTAGTTCAGGCCCACCAATTTCAAGATCTGGTTCTCACTCATCGGACTACAGTTCTAACTCTGGAGCAGACCAAAGAGTAGTTAATGGAG GTGTTCCCTGGCCATCGCCTTGCCCATCTCCTTCCTCTCGCCCACCTTCTCGCTACCAGTCAGGTCCCAACTCTCTTCCACCTCGGGCAGCCACCCCTACAAGGCCGCCCTCCAGGCCCCCTTCGCGGCCGTCCAGGCCCCCGTCTCACCCCTCTGCTCATGGCTCTCCAGCTCCTGCCTCTACTATGCCTAAACGCATGTCTTCAGAAG GACCTCCACGGATGTCTCCAAAGGCACAGCGGCACCCTCGAGGCCACAGAGTCTCTACTGGGAGGGGCACAATTTCAAGTGGCTTAGAATTTGTCTCTCACCCCGTGCCAGGAGAAGCCACCACACCTTCATCGGCCCGAGGCAGCCCTTCAGGTGGGACATGGTCATCGGTGGTCAGTGGTG TCCCTAGGTTGTCCCCTAAAGCGCACAGACCCCGATCTCCAAGGCAGAGCAGCGTTGGCAGTGTGCCTTCTGGGCCAGCTCTGTCTTCTCCTCAAGCTGGCTCTACTCCAGCAGAGCCAGTAGCTGCACCTGTTCTAGCTGCATCTCCTACCCCAGCCAGCCCTGCATCCATTAGAGCAGGTACACCATCAGCTGAAG CTAAAGATTCAAGACTTCAGGACCAGAGGCAGAGTTCTTCTCCTGCTAGCACCAAGGAACCCCTGAAGCCAAGTGAAATGTCTCCCAGCTTTAGCAAACCTGAAAACAAAG GCGTGTCTCCAGCTGTTCTAGAACATAGAAAACAGATTGATGATTTAAAGAAGTTCAAGAATGATTTTAGG TTACAACCCAGTTCCGCCCCAGAAACAGTGGAACAGCTGCTAACCAAAAACAGAGATGGTGAAAAATCCAGAGAGGTTCCTAAGGAGAAGGGTGACGCCAGCTGTAAGGACTCTGTAACTGAAACTGGCGGCAATGCCACCTCAaccagtggcagcagcaaatcAAACAGCCCCAGTATTTCACCACCTGGTGGCAGCCTGGAGCCAAAGCGAGGGCCTGAGGTGACCTCGCAAGGAGTGCAGACCTCTGGCCCCGGAGCGaagcaggagaaagaggagaaagaagagaaaagggaCACCACCGA GCAAGTTAGAAAATCAACACTGAACCCTAACGCAAAGGAGTTCAACCCTCGATCATTTGCTCAG CCCAAGCCTTCCACCACACCAACGTCACCCCGTCCTCAGGCCCAGCCCAGCCCTTCCATGGTGGGCCATCAGCAGCCCACTCCGGTGTACACCCAGTCGGTTTGTTTCGCACCAAATATGATGTACCCTGTTCCCGTGAGTCCAGGTGTTCAG CCTTTGTACCCCATTCCCATGACGCCTATGCCAGTCAACCAGGCCAAGACCTATAGAGCAGGTAAAG TATCAAATATGCCCCAGCAGCGGCAAGACCAGCACCATCAAAACACCATGATGCACCCTGCCTCTGCTGCCGGGGCTCCTATTGTTGCTACACCACCGGCTTATTCAACGCAGTACGTCACCTACAGCCCccagcagttctccaaccaacctcTCGTTCAACATGTACAGCATTACCAGTCTCAG CACCCCCACGTCTATAGCCCTGTAATACAGGGCAATGCCCGGATGATGGCACCACCGGCACACCCGCAGCCCGGCTTAGTTTCTTCCACCGCTACGCAGTACGGTGCGCACGAGCAGACCCACACGATGTATG CATGTCCCAAAATACCCTACAGCAAGGAGACAGGTCCTTCTTTCTACTTTGCCA tTTCCACTGGTTCCCTTGCTCAGCAGTATGCCCATCCCAGTGCCACCCTGCATCCGCACCCGCAGCACCCACAGCCTTCTGCCACACCCACAGGGCAGCAGCAGAGTCAACATGGGGGAAACCACCCAGCTCCCAGCCCAGTGCAG CACCATCAGCACCAGGCTGCCCAGGCCCTCCACTTGACAAACGCCCAGCAGCAGTCGGCCATCTACCACACTGGTCTTGCGCCAACTCCTCCTTCCATGACCCCAGGCTCAAGCACACAGTCTCCTCAGAGCAGCTTCCCTGCAGCTCAACAGACGGTCTTTGCCATCCATCCTTCCCACGTCCAGCCCGCCTACACCAACCAACCGCACATGGCCCATGTCCCCCAG GCCCATGTGCAGTCGGGAATGGCTCCTTCTCACCCAACTGCCCATGCTCCAATGATGCTCATGACAACCCAGCCACCACCAGGTGGGGCCCAAGCCGCCATTGCGCAAAGTGCACTACAGCACATTCCAGTTTCAACAGCGACACACTTCCCCTACATGGCACACCCTTCAG taCAAACCCACCATCAACAGCAGTTGTAA